From the Osmerus eperlanus chromosome 19, fOsmEpe2.1, whole genome shotgun sequence genome, one window contains:
- the LOC134040050 gene encoding transcription factor HES-7.1-like produces the protein MDRKLLKPQVERRRRERINHSLERLTALLLKEPQQGQYQRRVEKAEILEQTALFLKNTGDVDRKKVEVGRHSSKDGFSTCLQRAARFLGPEGKGLLNSPLAGHLVSQAVVGVRAPVHPSDILTSMKSPPSKPKMKMQDSGYPQQVCGLNRNHHQSPQQRDANVLYHHQSQSQAISKAQSLSASQAVWRPWP, from the exons ATGGACAGAAAG CTTCTCAAGCCTCAGGTAGAGAGACGACGCAGGGAGAGAATAAACCACAGTCTGGAGCGTCTGACAGCCCTGCTGCTGAAAGAACCACAGCAG ggTCAGTATCAGCGTAGAGTGGAGAAAGCTGAGATCCTAGAACAAACGGCTCTCTTCCTGAAGAACACTGGTGATGTGGACAGAAAAAAGGTGGAAGTTGGACGACATTCCTCTAAAGATGGGTTCTCCACCTGCCTGCAGAGAGCTGCGCGGTTCCTGGGCCCTGAAGGAAAGGGATTGCTCAACTCACCTCTTGCTGGTCATCTTGTTAGCCAGGCTGTTGTGGGTGTCAGAGCTCCAGTTCACCCATCTGATATTCTGACCAGCATGAAGAGCCCTCCGTCCAAACCTAAGATGAAGATGCAGGATTCTGGGTACCCACAGCAGGTTTGTGGCCTCAACAGGAACCATCATCAGTCACCCCAACAAAGGGATGCCAATGTTCTCTATCATCACCAGTCCCAGAGCCAAGCTATCTCAAAGGCCCAGAGCCTCTCAGCCAGCCAGGCTGTGTGGAGACCTTGGCCCTGA
- the LOC134040051 gene encoding transcription factor HES-7.1-like: MKLHKSETAKICKKLLKPQVERRRRERIKHSLERLTALLLKEPQQYQRRVEKAEILEHTVLFLKNTGDVDRKKVEVGQHSFKDGFSTCLQRAARFLGPEGKGLLNSPLAGHLVSQAVVGVRAPVHPSDILTSMKSPPSKPKMKMQDSGYPQQVCGLNRNHHQSPQQRDANVLYHHQSQSQAISKAQSLSASQAVWRPWP; encoded by the exons ATGAAACTTCACAAATCTGAGACAGCGAAAATTTGCAAAAAG CTTCTCAAGCCTCAGGTGGAGAGACGACGCAGGGAGAGAATCAAGCACAGTCTGGAGCGTCTGACAGCCCTGCTGCTGAAAGAACCACAGCAG TATCAGCGTAGAGTGGAGAAAGCTGAGATCCTAGAACACACGGTTCTCTTCCTGAAGAACACTGGTGATGTGGACAGAAAGAAGGTGGAAGTTGGACAACATTCCTTTAAAGATGGGTTCTCCACCTGCCTGCAGAGAGCTGCACGGTTCCTGGGCCCTGAAGGAAAGGGATTGCTCAATTCACCTCTTGCTGGTCATCTTGTTAGCCAGGCTGTTGTGGGTGTCAGAGCTCCAGTTCACCCATCTGATATTCTGACCAGCATGAAGAGCCCTCCGTCCAAACCTAAGATGAAGATGCAGGATTCTGGGTACCCACAGCAGGTTTGTGGCCTCAACAGGAACCATCATCAGTCACCCCAACAAAGGGATGCCAATGTTCTCTATCATCACCAGTCCCAGAGCCAAGCTATCTCAAAGGCCCAGAGCCTCTCAGCCAGCCAGGCTGTGTGGAGACCTTGGCCCTGA